From Zingiber officinale cultivar Zhangliang chromosome 5B, Zo_v1.1, whole genome shotgun sequence, the proteins below share one genomic window:
- the LOC121984508 gene encoding spermidine synthase 1-like: MEREEVAADREVGEVAKRATPSEEEPASDGISAVIPGWFSEISPMWPGEAHSLKVEKVLFQAKSDYQNVLVFQSSTYGKVLVLDGVIQVTDRDECAYQEMITHLPLCSIPNPRKVLVIGGGDGGVLREVSRYSSVEQIDICEIDKMVIDVSKQFFPHLAVGYKDPRVTLHIGDGVAFLKAVPKGTYDAIIVDSSDPIGPAQELFEKPFFESIAKALRPGGVVCTQAESIWLHMQLIEDIVSACRQVFRGSVSYAWTTVPTYPSGVIGFMLCSTEGPAVDFQHPVYHIDQDEISIKSMGPLKFYNSEIHSAAFCLPSFAKRVIGSKAR; encoded by the exons ATGGAGCGCGAGGAAGTGGCGGCGGATAGAGAGGTGGGGGAGGTGGCGAAGAGAGCAACGCCGAGCGAGGAAGAACCGGCGTCCGATGGAATCTCCGCCGTCATCCCTGGGTGGTTCTCCGAGATCAGCCCCATGTGGCCAG GAGAGGCTCACTCTTTGAAGGTTGAAAAGGTTTTGTTTCAGGCAAAATCAGATTACCAAAATGTACTGGTATTCCAG tcATCAACCTACGGTAAGGTTCTTGTCTTAGATGGAGTGATTCAAGTAACAGACCGAGATGAATGTGCTTACCAAGAAATGATTACTCATCTTCCATTGTGCTCAATACCAAATCCTAGAAAG GTACTGGTTATTGGTGGTGGTGATGGAGGTGTACTGCGAGAAGTTTCACGTTATTCTTCTGTGGAGCAAATAGATATATGCGAGATTGATAAGATGGTTATAGAT GTTTCAAAGCAATTCTTTCCACATCTCGCTGTTGGTTATAAGGATCCTCGTGTCACTCTGCATATTGGTGATG GAGTTGCATTTCTGAAAGCTGTTCCCAAAGGTACCTATGATGCAATCATTGTGGATTCATCTGATCCAATAG GTCCAGCTCAAGAACTTTTTGAGAAGCCTTTCTTTGAGTCTATTGCTAAAGCCCTTCGTCCAGGTGGAGTTGTATGCACCCAAGCGGAGAGCATATGGCTTCATATGCAACTGATCGAAGACATTGTTTCTGCTTGTCGCCAGGTCTTCCGAGGCTCTGTGAGTTATGCTTGGACGACTGTTCCAACATACCCAAG TGGAGTTATCGGGTTCATGCTTTGTTCAACCGAAGGACCAGCAGTTGATTTCCAGCATCCTGTATACCACATTGATCAGGATGAGATTTCTATCAAATCTATGGGACCCTTGAAGTTTTATAATTCTGAG ATCCATTCTGCTGCATTCTGTTTGCCTTCTTTTGCAAAGAGAGTCATTGGTTCCAAAGCTCGCTGA